In Mobula hypostoma chromosome 11, sMobHyp1.1, whole genome shotgun sequence, the following are encoded in one genomic region:
- the rangap1b gene encoding ran GTPase-activating protein 1b isoform X1 has product MASEDISQLAETLAKTQVGGVELSFKGRALKLDTAEAVAEIIEEIEKFDHLQALCLEGNTIGVEAAKAIAKSLDNKKELQKCYWSDMFTGRLRSEIPLALKSLGNALMNAGAQLTQLDLSDNAFGPDGVKSIETLLKSKVCYTLQELRLNNCGMGIGGGQILAAALNECHRQSCESGKPMALKVFIAGRNRLENEGAIALAGAFKSIGTLEEVHMTQNGINHQGIRALAEAFTRNQNLRVINLNDNTFTEKGAIAMAEALKTLQNIEVLNFGDCLVRSKGAVAIAEAVKFGLTQLKELNLSFGEIGKNAAITVAEVMEHKSLLEKLDLNGNWLGEEGCEQLKELMDSFKKQDLLSSLSDDEGDGEEEEEEEEEEEGPGNIDEEEEELRNVDEEEEELRNVDEEEEELRNVDEEEKELRNNDEEEKDDEEEAEEEKVQVKESPDTNQVIEPSVRKFAESEAAVFLNSPSPDKLLNMGSKRSHLILQQTDLSNAEKVVQTFLKVAEVYKEDRETKTAVLDTADELLQKAFKTPGFQLDAFITTLLVYMGLLKSEEKIKAITNLIGPLSVLKQVIQKDYFPRSFIPILRAFLLKKNRAFDNCRNAHSGLLEAMKSL; this is encoded by the exons ATGGCTTCTGAAGATATTTCTCAGCTTGCGGAGACTCTCGCAAAGACTCAAGTGGGTGGAGTAGAGCTGAGTTTCAAAGGTCGTGCTCTAAAACTTGACACTGCTGAAGCTG TTGCTGAGATTATTGAAGAGATTGAGAAATTTGATCATCTACAAGCCTTATGCTTGGAAGGAAATACAATTGGCGTGGAAGCCGCTAAGGCCATTGCTAAAAGTCTTGATAATAAAAAGGAATTGCAG AAATGCTACTGGAGTGATATGTTCACGGGACGACTTAGGTCTGAGATTCCACTTGCTCTG AAATCCCTTGGTAATGCGCTGATGAATGCAGGAGCCCAGCTGACACAGCTCGATCTAAGTGACAATGCATTTGGACCTGACGGAGTCAAGAGCATTGAAACCTTGCTGAAGAGCAAAGTGTGTTACACCTTACAGGAGCTACGACTGAATAACTGTGGCATGGGAATCGGTGGTGGCCAG ATACTTGCAGCAGCACTGAATGAATGTCACAGACAGTCATGTGAATCGGGAAAGCCTATGGCACTGAAAGTTTTCATTGCAGGGCGAAATCGTTTAGAGAATGAAGGTGCAATTGCACTGGCTGGTGCTTTCAAG TCCATAGGAACCCTGGAGGAGGTACATATGACACAGAATGGAATAAACCATCAAGGCATTAGAGCTTTAGCGGAGGCCTTCACTAGAAACCAGAACCTGAGGGTTATAAACCTTAATGATAATACCTTCACAGAGAAAGGAGCTATTGCCATGGCAGAG GCTTTGAAGACTCTCCAAAACATTGAAGTACTAAATTTTGGAGATTGTCTGGTACGATCAAAGGGAGCAGTAGCCATTGCTGAAGCTGTAAAATTTGGCTTAACGCAACTCAAG GAATTGAACCTTTCGTTTGGTGAGATCGGGAAGAATGCTGCAATCACAGTGGCCGAGGTCATGGAACATAAATCCCTACTGGAAAAACTCGATCTAAATG GAAACTGGCTTGGAGAGGAAGGTTGTGAACAGTTGAAGGAGCTTATGGACAGCTTTAAGAAACAAGATTTGCTGAGCTCTCTCAG TGATGATGAAGGTGAcggggaagaagaagaagaagaagaagaggaggaggaaggacCAGGAAATAttgatgaagaggaggaagaactaaGAAATGttgatgaagaggaggaagaactaaGAAATGttgatgaagaggaggaagaactaaGAAATGTTGATGAAGAGGAGAAAGAACTAAGAAATAATGATGAAGAGGAGAAAGATGATGAAGAAGAAGCAGAAGAAGAGAAGGTGCAAGTGAAAGAATCACCAGATACAAACCAAGTGATCGAACCATCTGTG agaaaatttgcagaatcAGAAGCCGCAGTCTTCTTGAACTCTCCTTCCCCAGACAAACTCCTTAATATGGGGTCAAAGCGTTCACATTTGATATTGCAACAG ACCGatctatcaaatgctgaaaaaGTTGTCCAAACATTTCTGAAGGTAGCTGAAGTTTACAAGGAGGACAGGGAAACAAAAACAGCTGTACTGGACACTGCCG ATGAACTGTTGCAGAAAGCATTCAAGACTCCTGGATTTCAGTTAGATGCTTTCATTACTACCCTCTTGGTGTATATGGGGCTTCTGAAG AGTGAGGAAAAGATTAAAGCAATCACTAATCTAATTGGCCCTCTGTCCGTCCTCAAACAAGTCATTCAGAAGGACTACTTTCCACGGTCCTTTATCCCTATTCTGAGAGCATTTCTTCTTAA aaaaaATCGTGCTTTTGACAACTGTCGAAATGCCCATAGCGGATTGTTGGAGGCCATGAAGAGTCTTTAG
- the rangap1b gene encoding ran GTPase-activating protein 1b isoform X2, protein MASEDISQLAETLAKTQVGGVELSFKGRALKLDTAEAVAEIIEEIEKFDHLQALCLEGNTIGVEAAKAIAKSLDNKKELQKCYWSDMFTGRLRSEIPLALKSLGNALMNAGAQLTQLDLSDNAFGPDGVKSIETLLKSKVCYTLQELRLNNCGMGIGGGQILAAALNECHRQSCESGKPMALKVFIAGRNRLENEGAIALAGAFKSIGTLEEVHMTQNGINHQGIRALAEAFTRNQNLRVINLNDNTFTEKGAIAMAEALKTLQNIEVLNFGDCLVRSKGAVAIAEAVKFGLTQLKELNLSFGEIGKNAAITVAEVMEHKSLLEKLDLNGNWLGEEGCEQLKELMDSFKKQDLLSSLSDDEGDGEEEEEEEEEEEGPGNIDEEEEELRNVDEEEEELRNVDEEEEELRNVDEEEKELRNNDEEEKDDEEEAEEEKVQVKESPDTNQVIEPSVTDLSNAEKVVQTFLKVAEVYKEDRETKTAVLDTADELLQKAFKTPGFQLDAFITTLLVYMGLLKSEEKIKAITNLIGPLSVLKQVIQKDYFPRSFIPILRAFLLKKNRAFDNCRNAHSGLLEAMKSL, encoded by the exons ATGGCTTCTGAAGATATTTCTCAGCTTGCGGAGACTCTCGCAAAGACTCAAGTGGGTGGAGTAGAGCTGAGTTTCAAAGGTCGTGCTCTAAAACTTGACACTGCTGAAGCTG TTGCTGAGATTATTGAAGAGATTGAGAAATTTGATCATCTACAAGCCTTATGCTTGGAAGGAAATACAATTGGCGTGGAAGCCGCTAAGGCCATTGCTAAAAGTCTTGATAATAAAAAGGAATTGCAG AAATGCTACTGGAGTGATATGTTCACGGGACGACTTAGGTCTGAGATTCCACTTGCTCTG AAATCCCTTGGTAATGCGCTGATGAATGCAGGAGCCCAGCTGACACAGCTCGATCTAAGTGACAATGCATTTGGACCTGACGGAGTCAAGAGCATTGAAACCTTGCTGAAGAGCAAAGTGTGTTACACCTTACAGGAGCTACGACTGAATAACTGTGGCATGGGAATCGGTGGTGGCCAG ATACTTGCAGCAGCACTGAATGAATGTCACAGACAGTCATGTGAATCGGGAAAGCCTATGGCACTGAAAGTTTTCATTGCAGGGCGAAATCGTTTAGAGAATGAAGGTGCAATTGCACTGGCTGGTGCTTTCAAG TCCATAGGAACCCTGGAGGAGGTACATATGACACAGAATGGAATAAACCATCAAGGCATTAGAGCTTTAGCGGAGGCCTTCACTAGAAACCAGAACCTGAGGGTTATAAACCTTAATGATAATACCTTCACAGAGAAAGGAGCTATTGCCATGGCAGAG GCTTTGAAGACTCTCCAAAACATTGAAGTACTAAATTTTGGAGATTGTCTGGTACGATCAAAGGGAGCAGTAGCCATTGCTGAAGCTGTAAAATTTGGCTTAACGCAACTCAAG GAATTGAACCTTTCGTTTGGTGAGATCGGGAAGAATGCTGCAATCACAGTGGCCGAGGTCATGGAACATAAATCCCTACTGGAAAAACTCGATCTAAATG GAAACTGGCTTGGAGAGGAAGGTTGTGAACAGTTGAAGGAGCTTATGGACAGCTTTAAGAAACAAGATTTGCTGAGCTCTCTCAG TGATGATGAAGGTGAcggggaagaagaagaagaagaagaagaggaggaggaaggacCAGGAAATAttgatgaagaggaggaagaactaaGAAATGttgatgaagaggaggaagaactaaGAAATGttgatgaagaggaggaagaactaaGAAATGTTGATGAAGAGGAGAAAGAACTAAGAAATAATGATGAAGAGGAGAAAGATGATGAAGAAGAAGCAGAAGAAGAGAAGGTGCAAGTGAAAGAATCACCAGATACAAACCAAGTGATCGAACCATCTGTG ACCGatctatcaaatgctgaaaaaGTTGTCCAAACATTTCTGAAGGTAGCTGAAGTTTACAAGGAGGACAGGGAAACAAAAACAGCTGTACTGGACACTGCCG ATGAACTGTTGCAGAAAGCATTCAAGACTCCTGGATTTCAGTTAGATGCTTTCATTACTACCCTCTTGGTGTATATGGGGCTTCTGAAG AGTGAGGAAAAGATTAAAGCAATCACTAATCTAATTGGCCCTCTGTCCGTCCTCAAACAAGTCATTCAGAAGGACTACTTTCCACGGTCCTTTATCCCTATTCTGAGAGCATTTCTTCTTAA aaaaaATCGTGCTTTTGACAACTGTCGAAATGCCCATAGCGGATTGTTGGAGGCCATGAAGAGTCTTTAG